A genomic window from Polaribacter gangjinensis includes:
- a CDS encoding T9SS type A sorting domain-containing protein — translation MKHLLILISIIYSINCFGQEPNPELFQTWYLYSVMASDGSPSPYIVSEINPNITPSLTIVEDLTFSGIGACNSFNGTFIFSNNTLSTDQFSNLTNECGIQIHKSFETEYFNFMEYAIGYQITSENDGLVLNLSTAVFGEAVFKNFKLNIKDFDLNKIEIYPNPTNSIIYIKSKNTSITKIEFLNSFGQTMRIIKSKFESIDISNLSAGIYMMKIYSEFGIQNRKILKK, via the coding sequence ATGAAACATTTATTAATATTAATTTCAATAATTTATTCTATTAACTGTTTCGGACAAGAGCCAAATCCTGAATTATTTCAAACTTGGTATTTATATTCAGTTATGGCAAGTGATGGTAGTCCAAGTCCATATATAGTTTCCGAGATAAATCCCAATATAACACCTTCACTAACAATTGTCGAAGATTTAACTTTTAGTGGAATAGGAGCTTGTAATTCATTCAATGGAACATTCATATTCTCGAATAACACTTTAAGTACTGACCAATTTTCAAATTTAACTAATGAATGTGGAATTCAAATTCATAAATCATTTGAAACAGAATATTTTAATTTTATGGAATATGCTATTGGTTACCAAATAACTTCAGAAAATGATGGTTTAGTTTTAAATTTATCAACAGCTGTTTTTGGGGAAGCTGTTTTTAAAAACTTCAAACTAAATATAAAAGATTTTGATTTAAATAAAATTGAAATTTATCCAAATCCAACAAATTCAATTATTTACATTAAATCAAAAAATACCTCTATTACGAAAATTGAATTTTTAAATTCTTTTGGGCAAACTATGAGAATTATTAAAAGTAAGTTTGAATCTATAGATATTTCTAATTTATCTGCTGGAATTTATATGATGAAAATTTATTCGGAATTTGGAATACAAAACAGAAAAATATTAAAAAAATAG
- a CDS encoding STM3941 family protein, producing the protein MSTKYYYKNKKNDIFRILLVLPLIAFYYPLTLFYISPSEHIWWRMPSEIYVLMFSIFGYIVISFSIIVMFKLILKKGYVKINNEGIYNDFFFSNKKNLKWNEIESIRLIKYNQNLYLGFFLKKNEFGKKRGFDYLAHKLNISTFGTGHFIHSSFLNCTFMELVKEVNKRFPKGIDT; encoded by the coding sequence ATGAGCACAAAGTACTATTATAAAAATAAAAAAAATGACATTTTTAGAATACTTTTAGTTTTACCTTTAATTGCTTTTTATTACCCATTAACACTTTTTTACATAAGTCCAAGTGAACACATATGGTGGAGAATGCCATCAGAAATCTATGTTTTAATGTTCTCAATTTTTGGATATATAGTAATTAGTTTTTCAATAATTGTAATGTTCAAATTAATTCTTAAAAAAGGTTATGTGAAAATTAATAATGAAGGAATTTATAACGATTTTTTCTTCTCAAATAAAAAAAATCTTAAATGGAATGAAATTGAAAGTATTAGATTAATCAAATACAATCAAAATCTTTATCTTGGTTTTTTTCTAAAAAAAAATGAATTCGGAAAAAAAAGAGGTTTTGATTATCTTGCTCATAAGTTAAACATATCAACATTTGGAACAGGTCATTTTATACATTCTTCATTTCTAAATTGTACATTTATGGAATTAGTAAAAGAGGTAAACAAAAGATTTCCGAAAGGAATTGACACATAA
- a CDS encoding ATP-dependent helicase, with the protein MLKKITLKGEQKKVLFLPPTNPIQIKGVAGSGKTTVALYRAKHLLETQNTLFQEAKIVIFTFNKTLAAYIRAVSPYINGGYQKDSDEIKPKTPDGLNVTIVNFHSWAYHFAGIGYNTTVMQWEQIEIIESIKTSLTSTSSNVLTKSSEFFQEEISWIKGKLFNSKTEYVEAKRTGRGTSDRVTASDKEVIWNVYLKYNQELKNRGKVDFDDYAIKSLQKIENDPFWKPPFTHIIIDEAQDLNKAQILVISKLVSQETESISIIADAAQRIFKSGFTWSEVGLNVRGGRTIEFKKNYRNSVHIARAALSLLANEEDKSEFTDVETALSGGQKPIVGYFEDFDDQLAYLKGELQNIKNEGKISSTIVLHRTNDGVRRIQNYLNNNGLQTELVKSNQAVNYNSDSIKICTMSSIKGLEFNNVFIMDLTDDVIPYPPGFIETDDEFHISTERRLLYTCMTRARTGLYLIGDKDNPSRYIAEIDDDLLNNVTESSSDDDFEDDGLPF; encoded by the coding sequence ATGTTAAAAAAGATAACTTTAAAAGGAGAACAAAAGAAGGTGCTATTCTTACCACCGACAAATCCCATTCAAATAAAGGGAGTTGCAGGAAGTGGCAAGACAACTGTTGCACTATATAGAGCAAAGCACCTACTAGAAACGCAGAACACTCTTTTTCAAGAAGCTAAAATCGTAATTTTCACTTTCAATAAGACATTAGCAGCCTACATAAGAGCAGTAAGTCCTTATATAAATGGTGGGTATCAGAAAGACTCTGACGAGATAAAACCTAAAACACCAGATGGACTTAATGTCACGATTGTGAATTTCCACAGTTGGGCATATCATTTTGCAGGAATTGGGTACAACACAACTGTTATGCAATGGGAACAGATTGAAATTATAGAAAGCATAAAAACCTCACTAACATCTACAAGCTCTAACGTATTAACTAAAAGTTCAGAGTTTTTTCAAGAAGAGATTTCTTGGATAAAGGGTAAGCTATTCAATTCAAAAACGGAGTATGTAGAAGCAAAACGGACAGGCAGGGGAACTTCGGATAGAGTTACTGCAAGTGACAAAGAAGTAATATGGAATGTCTACTTAAAATATAATCAAGAGCTTAAAAACAGGGGGAAAGTTGATTTTGATGATTATGCGATAAAAAGTTTACAAAAAATAGAAAACGACCCATTTTGGAAACCACCCTTCACTCATATAATTATTGATGAAGCCCAAGATTTAAACAAAGCTCAAATCCTAGTTATTTCAAAATTGGTATCTCAAGAAACAGAGAGTATTTCAATCATTGCAGATGCCGCCCAGAGAATTTTTAAGAGTGGTTTTACTTGGTCGGAAGTTGGACTAAATGTTCGTGGTGGTAGGACTATAGAATTCAAAAAAAATTACCGGAATTCTGTACACATTGCTCGTGCAGCTCTTTCCTTGTTGGCTAATGAAGAAGATAAATCAGAATTTACAGATGTAGAAACAGCTCTTTCAGGTGGTCAAAAACCAATTGTAGGTTATTTTGAAGACTTTGATGACCAACTTGCTTATTTGAAAGGAGAATTACAAAACATAAAAAATGAAGGAAAAATAAGTAGTACGATTGTTTTACACAGGACTAATGATGGCGTGAGAAGGATTCAAAACTACCTTAATAATAATGGTTTACAGACCGAACTTGTAAAATCAAATCAGGCTGTAAACTACAATAGTGACAGCATCAAAATCTGCACAATGTCTTCTATTAAAGGGTTAGAGTTCAATAATGTCTTCATAATGGATTTAACAGATGATGTTATTCCCTATCCCCCAGGCTTTATTGAGACCGATGATGAATTTCATATTTCAACTGAAAGAAGGCTTTTATATACCTGTATGACTAGAGCAAGAACAGGTCTTTATCTAATAGGCGATAAGGATAACCCCTCAAGATACATAGCCGAGATTGATGACGATTTATTGAATAATGTTACAGAATCTTCTTCGGATGACGATTTTG
- a CDS encoding N-6 DNA methylase, producing MAKVTYNERSWAIDVISEIGLHLANKSWHFKSAGGESTISNEKSSLFPDVLIFKDQTRNIILQGWELKMPDTPINDAELIVNAIKKAKILQRDSFILWNVKSAVLYSKQGDSFAILKTWNDIDINKRTEVKPKESLWKSLLHTILSDLNGYFESGEISDEVSSEILAVDAIIDVILENISSTAENIRANFRRNSRLEAKINNWWLSSATEYGYNPSAVKDASNKLPTISKVILTDWVFKIIFANVLKRHFNEARAIESINNETSVEQAKEIIASISEHCNFWNIFSDNLAIEFISTSAWKQIIQLNQFLSSINIAGIEIEILHNLLQSSIVSAKRKVAGQFATPKKLADLLVRLTVEDKEGVVIDPCCGTGTIINQAYLLKEEYEFNQDEIINSIWASDKHSFPIQLSTLTLAKPNNIGKVLNIFRKDVIELVTGQNVTFKDPNNGNDIVKLFPTIDYVVSNLPFIKSKEIQVLNPNITEINSFIEEEAYTTKSLSGKSDIFAYIPFYLHQLLSENGKIGLILSNAWLGTDYGEIFLELIQKFYDIETVVISGKGKWFDNADVVTTFLIAKKRNPNTPIDQNRTISFCTLKESINEIPDIKQLSENILLETENEIVAIQNYSVNEIANFETIGVPWCGYFANLNWLTEVSEKLIDCNQFFNFTRGERRGWNALFYPAFGHNIEAEYIRPVLKNLRGTSGLYCSADGEAFCCSRSIAELEQLNHSGALQWIRNFENQNNETGVPLTQSLRKANMLWYEMKTENMADFVANVNYDRSLFIATFENRSFIDQRMIGLSLKEDFQNENRILLLALLNSVLSMFFIESFGFGRGLGALDLRATKFERDFKLLNFQLLSNDQKQRIINAFQPIANRNRLPLKQEIEQADRVNFEKVLLEAFGIDEHFEAIKSSLLDLYNIRFAVKNI from the coding sequence ATGGCAAAAGTTACATACAACGAAAGAAGTTGGGCAATAGACGTAATAAGTGAAATAGGCTTACACCTTGCAAATAAGAGTTGGCACTTTAAAAGTGCAGGTGGTGAAAGTACCATAAGCAACGAAAAGTCAAGTCTATTTCCTGATGTGTTGATTTTCAAAGACCAAACAAGAAATATCATTTTACAAGGTTGGGAATTGAAAATGCCTGACACACCAATTAATGATGCTGAACTCATTGTCAATGCAATCAAAAAAGCCAAAATTTTACAAAGAGACAGTTTTATTCTGTGGAATGTAAAGAGTGCCGTTCTTTATTCTAAACAAGGAGATTCATTCGCAATTTTAAAAACTTGGAATGACATTGACATTAATAAACGAACAGAAGTAAAACCAAAAGAATCTCTTTGGAAGTCATTACTACATACCATACTTTCAGACTTAAACGGCTATTTTGAATCAGGAGAAATATCAGATGAAGTTTCTTCAGAAATTTTAGCTGTTGATGCAATCATTGATGTTATTCTCGAAAATATATCCTCGACAGCAGAAAATATAAGAGCTAATTTTAGGAGAAACTCAAGACTTGAAGCCAAAATAAATAATTGGTGGTTATCCTCTGCAACTGAATATGGTTATAATCCATCAGCAGTAAAAGACGCTTCAAATAAATTACCTACTATTTCAAAAGTAATATTAACAGATTGGGTTTTTAAAATTATCTTCGCAAATGTTCTGAAAAGGCATTTTAATGAAGCAAGAGCAATAGAATCAATAAACAATGAAACCTCGGTTGAGCAAGCGAAGGAAATAATTGCCTCAATATCCGAGCATTGTAATTTTTGGAACATTTTCAGCGATAACCTTGCAATTGAGTTCATTTCAACTTCTGCTTGGAAACAGATTATCCAGTTAAATCAGTTTCTTTCATCAATCAACATTGCAGGAATTGAAATAGAAATCCTCCATAATTTACTCCAATCTTCGATAGTATCTGCAAAACGAAAGGTTGCAGGACAATTCGCAACACCTAAAAAATTAGCAGATTTATTAGTGAGGTTAACCGTTGAAGACAAAGAAGGAGTTGTAATTGACCCTTGTTGTGGAACAGGAACAATAATCAATCAAGCATATTTGCTCAAAGAAGAATACGAGTTTAACCAAGACGAAATAATAAACAGCATTTGGGCATCAGACAAACATTCTTTCCCTATTCAATTATCTACACTTACTTTGGCTAAGCCAAATAACATCGGCAAAGTGTTAAACATTTTCAGAAAGGATGTGATTGAATTAGTAACAGGGCAGAATGTAACTTTCAAAGACCCGAACAATGGAAACGATATTGTAAAGCTTTTTCCTACCATTGATTATGTTGTTTCAAACTTACCTTTTATCAAGAGTAAAGAAATTCAGGTTTTAAACCCGAACATCACAGAAATAAACAGTTTCATTGAAGAAGAAGCTTACACCACAAAATCATTAAGTGGCAAAAGTGATATTTTCGCTTACATCCCCTTTTATTTACATCAGCTACTTTCTGAAAACGGAAAAATTGGGCTTATACTTTCTAATGCTTGGTTGGGAACTGATTACGGAGAAATTTTCTTAGAGCTTATTCAAAAATTCTATGACATTGAAACTGTTGTAATTTCAGGAAAAGGAAAATGGTTTGACAACGCAGATGTAGTGACTACTTTTCTAATTGCAAAAAAGCGAAACCCAAATACTCCAATAGACCAAAACAGAACAATTTCATTTTGCACCCTAAAAGAAAGCATAAATGAAATACCTGACATCAAACAATTGAGTGAAAATATTTTGTTAGAAACAGAAAATGAAATTGTAGCTATTCAGAATTATTCAGTCAATGAGATAGCCAACTTTGAAACTATTGGTGTTCCTTGGTGCGGTTACTTTGCAAATCTTAATTGGCTTACAGAAGTTTCAGAAAAACTAATTGATTGCAATCAGTTTTTCAATTTTACTCGTGGCGAAAGAAGAGGTTGGAATGCCTTATTTTATCCTGCATTTGGTCATAACATTGAAGCGGAATACATAAGACCAGTTCTGAAAAACCTAAGAGGAACATCAGGACTTTATTGTTCAGCAGATGGAGAAGCATTTTGTTGTTCAAGAAGTATTGCAGAATTAGAGCAACTCAATCATTCAGGTGCTTTGCAATGGATTAGAAATTTTGAAAATCAAAACAATGAAACAGGCGTTCCGCTTACTCAATCTTTGCGCAAAGCAAATATGTTATGGTATGAAATGAAAACCGAAAATATGGCTGACTTTGTCGCCAATGTAAATTACGATAGAAGTTTATTTATTGCAACCTTTGAGAATCGTTCATTCATTGACCAAAGAATGATTGGTCTTTCGCTAAAAGAAGATTTTCAAAATGAAAACAGAATTTTATTGCTTGCCTTATTGAATAGCGTTTTAAGTATGTTTTTCATTGAGAGTTTTGGTTTTGGAAGAGGTTTAGGTGCACTTGATTTGAGAGCAACAAAATTTGAACGAGATTTTAAACTTTTGAATTTCCAGCTTTTATCTAACGACCAAAAACAAAGAATTATAAATGCTTTTCAACCAATTGCCAATAGAAATAGATTGCCTTTAAAGCAAGAAATTGAGCAAGCAGACAGAGTGAATTTTGAAAAAGTTCTATTGGAAGCATTCGGAATTGATGAACACTTTGAAGCGATAAAATCATCCTTATTGGATCTATACAATATAAGATTTGCAGTTAAGAATATCTAA
- a CDS encoding T9SS type A sorting domain-containing protein, producing the protein MKHLLILISIIYSINCFGQEPNPELFQTWYLYSVMESDASPGPYIVSEINPTITPSLTIVEDLTFSGIGACNSFNGTFTFLNNTLSTDQFSNLTNDCGIQIHNSFETEYFNFMEYAIGYQITSENDGLVLNLSTGIFGNAVFKNFTLNTKDFDLNKTEIYPNPTNSIIYIKSKNTSITKIEFYNSFGQNMRIIKSKFETIDISNLSAGVYMMKIYSEFGIQNKKILKK; encoded by the coding sequence ATGAAACATTTATTAATATTAATTTCAATAATTTATTCTATAAACTGTTTTGGACAAGAACCAAATCCTGAATTATTTCAAACTTGGTATTTGTATTCTGTTATGGAAAGCGATGCAAGTCCAGGTCCATATATAGTTTCCGAAATAAACCCCACAATAACGCCTTCATTAACAATTGTCGAAGATTTAACTTTTAGTGGAATAGGAGCTTGTAATTCATTCAATGGAACATTCACATTCTTGAATAACACTTTAAGTACTGACCAATTTTCAAATTTAACTAATGACTGTGGAATTCAAATTCATAACTCATTTGAAACAGAATATTTTAATTTTATGGAATATGCTATTGGATACCAAATAACTTCAGAAAATGATGGTTTAGTTTTAAATTTATCAACAGGTATTTTTGGGAATGCCGTTTTTAAAAACTTCACACTAAATACAAAAGATTTTGATTTAAATAAAACTGAAATTTATCCAAATCCGACAAACTCTATTATTTACATTAAATCAAAAAATACTTCTATTACGAAAATTGAATTTTATAATTCTTTTGGGCAAAATATGAGAATTATTAAAAGTAAATTTGAAACTATAGATATTTCTAATTTATCTGCTGGAGTTTATATGATGAAAATTTATTCGGAATTTGGAATACAAAACAAAAAAATATTAAAAAAATAG